GCATCGGCCACATCCGGGCGTGGGCGGTGTCGGGCGAAAGCACCACGTAGCCGCCGTGAGATCCGACACTCAGGCTGGTCGGGCAGTCGCCCGGATCAGCGGCTCCGGTGGCGTAGCACTGCACCTTGTGGCTGGCGTCGATGGCCAGCGAGGTGTTTGCCGGGAGGATGAACTCCGGGCTCACATACTGGCCGCTGCAGGCGTTGCCGAGCCCGTAGACGACCGCGTGGATCCAGTAGACGTCCCCGGGTGCCGGGCTGCTGGTGGACGGATCGGAGCGGTAGCCGACGTAGGTGCCGACGCCATACTCCAGGTACGGGGAACCCTGGATGATCGAGACGCAGTTGTAGATCTGCGAGTACTGGATACCGCCGTCGTACCACGCGGCCGCGGCCTTCGCGGCTGTGGGCGCCCAGCCCAGCATGGCCACCGTGACAACACTTGCTGCGATCCAGGAGATCAGCTTCCGCATGGTCCACCTCACGAGTCAGGGGGCGCGGCCACGCCCGAGGCCCATCGTCGGTGGGCCGCACGGTCCGCCGGGGCGCCTGTCAAAGGACTTTTACGCGCACACCTCGGCAACAACTGCGTAGGGGCGAGTTCTGGCCCGATTGGCCGCGCCGCGCAATATCGTCCAGCCATGGTCAGGTTCGACAACAGCCGACTCAGTGGCTGGCTCAGTGGCGGCGATCGCAGCTTCCGGGGTCGGCTGATCGCCGCTGTGGCTCTGGTCGGCATTCCGGTCAGCTGGGGCTCCGCGCTGTTCAACCTGGCGCTGGGCAGCCCGACGTGGACGGTGCTGCTGAACGTCATCGCCGGCTTCGTGATCGTCGCCCTGATGCTCTTCGCCCGCCGCACCGGACGATTCCAACTGGCCTATCTGATTGCGGTGGTCGGCCTCTTCGTTGTGCTGTTTCCGGCGCTGTTCTTCGCCGGCGGTGGTTACCACAGCGGAATGCCGATCTTCTTCATGTTTGCCATCGCATTCTCGGCGATCATCCTGCAGGGCAGGGCCTTGTGGATTCTGGTGCCGCTGGAGGCCGCCGTCTTCACCACGAGTCTGGCGGTGGCCTATCTGCAGCCGCAGTTGGTCGTCCCGCTGGGTTCGGAGGCCGCGATCCTGTCCGACGTGATCTTCACAATGATCAGCACCGGGATCGCCCTGGTCGTGGCGCTACGACTGTTGATCGGCCTGTACGAGCAGAACCAGCGGCAGTTGAAGGTGCAGAACGAGGCCCTGGCTCGGGTCGACCGGGCTCGAGCGGAGTTCCTGGCGCAGGTGGCCCACGAGTTGAACACTCCGCTGACCGTAATCCGCGCCCATGCCCAGGAGGCCGGCAGTGACCTGATCCGTGATCCGGCGCAGGTCGGCCGGGATGTCGCCGTGATCGAGGCAGAGGCCGACCGGCTGGGACGGCTGGTCAGCCAACTGCTGGACCTGGCCCGGATCAACGAAGGACGACTGATCCTCGAGCGGGCTCCGGTCGACCTGGACGAGGTCATCCAGCAGACCCTGCAGGCTTACCGTCCGCTGTGGACCCAACACGGCAACACCCTCGCTGTGGCCCGCGACTCTGACTCCCCGATCGTGCTGGCCGATCGGGAGCGGGTGATCCAGGTGCTGGTCAACTTGATCTCCAACGCCAGCCGGCATACCGACCACGGCACCATCACGGTCTCGGTCGGACGGGTGGACGACCGGGCCCGGGTCTGCGTCACGGACACCGGCTCGGGGATGGCGCCGGAACGACTGGCCACCCTCGGTGAGGGCCCGGTGCGGGATCGTCCGGACGGGCTGAGGTCGGCCCGCGACACCGGGCTCGGGGTCGGGCTGGTGATCTCCCGGCACATCGTCACCGCGCACTCCGGTGAGCTCACCTTCAGCTCGGTGGTCGGGCAGGGGACCACGGCCTGTTTCACCCTTCCGCTGGCCGAAGTGGCTGCTGACCAGGGGTGACGCTAGCCGGCCGGGTCGAACCGGACCTGGCGTAGCACGTAGCGCTTGTCCGGGGTGGAGGCGAGTTCGAAGGCGCTGGCCTCATCTAGGCCGAGCTTGCGGCGCAGGGTCGAGACGGTCTGCCGGACGGTGTTGGTCGGCATCGGAGCCTTGGCCCGCCAGACCGCGGTGAGCAGCTCGTCCTGGGTGGCGCCGACTCCGACATTGGAGGCCAGGAAGCCGAGCAGTTGCAGCTCCATCCGGGTCAGGACCACCTCGCGTCCCTCCAGGATCACGCGTCCGGTGACGAAGTCCAGGTGCAGCGGCGGCAGGTCGATCCGTCCGGTGCGCGGAGCGACGGCCCGGCGCAGTTGGGCCTGGATCCGGGCGGTCAGCACGTCGAAGTTGAAGGGCTTTGCGATGTAGTCGTCCCCGCCGGCCTCCAGGCCGCGCACGACAGCCCGGTCCTGGCCGAGAGCGGTCAAGTAGATGATGGCTGCCGACGTGATCGGACGCAGCTTGGCGCACAACTCGTAGCCGGAGCCGTCGGGCAGCAGGACGTCCAGCAGCACCACATCGGGCTGGCGCTCCCAGACTGCAGCCAGTGCACCCTGCACGGTGCCCACCTCGATCACGGCGAAACCCTGGTGGGTGAGGTGGCGGGCCACTGCCGAACGCAGAGTCTCCTCGTCCTCGACCACCAGGATCACTGGAGCCCGGGGGCTTTCCTTCGGCAACGATCCTCCGATCGACTGAATGGCGAAACTCTAGGCGGTGTGAGCGATCCCTCCCCAGGGGAACTTCGACTGATCGCGCCCGCGGCAGCGTCCCTGTGGTCAGCGGCGATGCCATTCGCCGTGTCGATCGTGCTCTGGTGGTCGTTCGCGGAGCGTGCTTCGGGTGGCGACCCGAAATGCAGGATCGATCCGGCTTGAGCGGCCTTTCGCGGGCCTTGAGGCCATCGAGACGGCGAATCGCGTCAGGTGTCGTGCGTGCGACTCAGCGTGCGCCCGGGTGTCCCAGTTGGCGCCAGGCCTCGTAGACCGCAATCGCGGCGGCATTGGCCAGGTTCAACGAGCGCATTCCGGCCCGCATCGGGATCCGCACCGTGGCGGTGATCCGCGGGTCGGCCAGCACTTCCGGAGCCAGCCCGGTCGGCTCGGGGCCGAACAGCAGGACATCCCCGGGCTCGTAGGCGATGTCGGTGTAGGGCAGCTCGGCGTGCGACGTGAAGGCGAAGACCCGGGCCGGCAACAGCGCGGCGTAGGCGTCCGACAAGGAGTCATGGACGAAAGTGGCCGCCTGGTCGCGATAGTCGACCCCGGCCCGGCGCAGCTTGGCGTCGTCCATGTCGAAGCCGAGCGGACGGGCCAGGTGCAGCTCGGCGCCGGTGACCGCGGCCAGCCGCATGGTGGCTCCGGTGTTGTTCGGGATCCGCGGCTCGCAGAACAGGATGCGCAGCGGAGGAGTCACGTCCGCCATCTTGTCACCGGCTCCCAGAGCCGGTCGCATCGGGCCACTCCAGAGCGAACTGGCTGGTGAACTCACGCTCGGTGCCGTCGATCGGGTCGGTGAAGGCCAGCCGATGCGCGATCAGTTGCAGCGGGTGGCGGAAGTCGTCGGCCGCCACTTCGCGCACGTCCGGGTAGAGCGGGTCGCCGAGGATGGGCAGCCCGAGCGCGGCCAGCTGCACCCGCAGTTGGTGAGTCTTTCCGGTGGCCGGCATCAGCCGGTAGCAGGCCAGGTCGCCGCGGACTTCGTCCAGCTCGATCAGAGTTTCGGCGTTCGATTCGCCATCGACGAGTGCGGCCTGCAGGTGGCCGCGGCGCTTCTCGATGCGCCCGAGTTCGCGTCGGGGAAACGCCAGGCTCGGGTCGAACCGGGCCAGTGCCCGGTAGGTCTTGCGCACTCCTTGGCTCTGGAACAGCCCGGAGTAGGCGGCCCGGAACTCTCGGCGCGTGGTCAGCACCAGCACTCCGGCGGTGAGCCGATCCAGGCGATGCGCCGGGGCCAACTCAGGCAGGCCGAGCGCTTCCCGCAGCCGCACCAGCACGGTCTCGCGGACGTGTACGCCGCGTGGCGTCGTGGCCAGAAAGTGCGGCTTGTCGACGACCACGATCCGCTCGTCTGCGTGCAGGATCCTCACCTCGAACGGGACGGACGGCTCCGCGGCCGACTCGCGGTGGAACCACACCAAGGTGTGCGGACGGTACGGCTCCTCGCCGGCGATCGGACGCCCACTCTGATCGACGAACTCGCCGGTGGCAAGCATGGACGCCACCGGCGCCGCGTCCGGCAGTCGTTCGCGCAGGAACTCACCCATGGTCGCCCAGCGTGGTGTGACGCCGGGCTCACGATCGGGGGTGCGCACCCAGGCGGCGTCCAGGCCGTTGCGCTGGGGGAGCGGTGAGCGGGGCGGCATCAGCTGCTCCGCGGGATCGGGGTCACCGGATCAGGCTACGGGACCGTCCGCGAACTTCCTCGGTATTCGGTGTTGCTAACTACCGGTACTCAGTGTTACCGTCTACTGGTACTCAGCAACACAGAGTAGATGGAGTGGCAATGGCCAATCAGATGACCGAGTTGCTCAAGGGCACCCTCGAGGGCATCGTCCTCAGCTTGCTCGCCGAGCGGCCGGCCTACGGCTATGAGATCACCGCGCAGCTGCGCGAGCAGGGTTTCACCGACCTGGTCGAGGGCACCGTCTACGCGGTGCTGGTGCGCATCGAGCAGCGCGGCTTCGTCGATGTCGAGCGGGTCACCTCGGAGAAGGGCCCGCCGCGCAAGGTCTACTCCCTCAATGCGCGCGGACGCGCACAACTCGACGAGTTCTGGACGGCCTGGAGCTTCCTGGCCGACCGGATCAACCAGCTTCACAAGGGCAAGGAGTCATCATGAGCAACTGGATCGAGGTCCTCACCGGATCGCTGGAGCAGAAGCGCCAGTACCGCGAGTACAAGGCGCGGCTGAAGGCATTGCCGGAGCCCTACGCGTCCGCGGCCAAGGCGATCGACCGCTACGTCATGTACTACGGCGGGCTCACCGACGGCGACACCATGGTGCGCCTGCTCACCGATCACATCGAGCTCTGGGAGCGGGCCGCCACCGACGCCACTCCATTGCGCGAGATCGTCGGAGACGACCCGGTGGACTTCGCCGAGACCTTCATTCGGGCCTACTCCGGCACTCAATGGATCGACAAGGAGCGGGCCCGGCTGGTGAAGGCGATCGACGACGCTGAGCGAGAGACCCTGCGATGAGCGTGGGCGCTGCGCTCCGGGTCGACGGGCTGCGCAAGTCCTACGGCGAGCTGGACGTCCTGCGGGAGGTCAGCTTCGCGGTGCAGCCGGGCAGCATCTTCGCCCTGCTCGGCTCGAACGGGGCCGGCAAGACCACGGTGGTGCGGATCCTGGCCACCCTGCTGCGGGCCGACGCCGGCCTGGCCGAGGTGAACGGTTTCGACGTGGCCTCCCGGGCGGCGGACGTCCGCGGCGCGATCAGCCTGACCGGCCAGTTCGCCGCCGTCGACGACGTGCTCACCGGGAGGGAGAACCTGATCCTGATCGCCCGGCTTCGGCATCTGCCCGAGCCGGCCGCCATCGCCGATGACCTACTGAGCCGGTTCGGTCTGGCCGAGGCCGCGGCCCGTCCGGTGGCCACCTACTCCGGCGGGATGCGCCGCCGGCTCGACATCGCCATGAGCCTGATCGGCAGCCCGCCGGTGATCTTCCTGGACGAACCGACCACCGGGTTGGATCCGCAGGCCCGCCTCGAGGTCTGGCAGGCCGTCCGCGAACTCGCTGCTGCGGGCACCACCGTCCTGCTCACCACGCAGTACCTGGACGAGGCCGAGCAGCTCGCCGACCGGATCGCGATCCTGCACGACGGCCGGATCATCGTGGACGGCACCCTGGCCGAGCTCACAGCGCTGCTGCCGCCGGCCACGGTCGAGTACGTGGAGAAGCAGCCCACCCTGGAAGAGGTCTTCCTGGCCGTCGTCAGCGGCAGCGCGTCCGCCGACCACCCGAACCACAGCGAGGAGGAGTCATGAGCGTCCATCCGCTCGGCGACACCGTCGTCCTCACCGGACGATCCCTGAAGCACATCACCCGGAGCCTGGACACGATCCTCACCACGGCCGTGACCCCTATCGCGCTGATGCTGCTGTTCGTGTACGTCCTGGGCGGGGCGATCAAC
The nucleotide sequence above comes from Propionicimonas paludicola. Encoded proteins:
- a CDS encoding sensor histidine kinase produces the protein MVRFDNSRLSGWLSGGDRSFRGRLIAAVALVGIPVSWGSALFNLALGSPTWTVLLNVIAGFVIVALMLFARRTGRFQLAYLIAVVGLFVVLFPALFFAGGGYHSGMPIFFMFAIAFSAIILQGRALWILVPLEAAVFTTSLAVAYLQPQLVVPLGSEAAILSDVIFTMISTGIALVVALRLLIGLYEQNQRQLKVQNEALARVDRARAEFLAQVAHELNTPLTVIRAHAQEAGSDLIRDPAQVGRDVAVIEAEADRLGRLVSQLLDLARINEGRLILERAPVDLDEVIQQTLQAYRPLWTQHGNTLAVARDSDSPIVLADRERVIQVLVNLISNASRHTDHGTITVSVGRVDDRARVCVTDTGSGMAPERLATLGEGPVRDRPDGLRSARDTGLGVGLVISRHIVTAHSGELTFSSVVGQGTTACFTLPLAEVAADQG
- a CDS encoding response regulator transcription factor, producing the protein MPKESPRAPVILVVEDEETLRSAVARHLTHQGFAVIEVGTVQGALAAVWERQPDVVLLDVLLPDGSGYELCAKLRPITSAAIIYLTALGQDRAVVRGLEAGGDDYIAKPFNFDVLTARIQAQLRRAVAPRTGRIDLPPLHLDFVTGRVILEGREVVLTRMELQLLGFLASNVGVGATQDELLTAVWRAKAPMPTNTVRQTVSTLRRKLGLDEASAFELASTPDKRYVLRQVRFDPAG
- a CDS encoding tRNA (cytidine(34)-2'-O)-methyltransferase, whose translation is MTPPLRILFCEPRIPNNTGATMRLAAVTGAELHLARPLGFDMDDAKLRRAGVDYRDQAATFVHDSLSDAYAALLPARVFAFTSHAELPYTDIAYEPGDVLLFGPEPTGLAPEVLADPRITATVRIPMRAGMRSLNLANAAAIAVYEAWRQLGHPGAR
- a CDS encoding pseudouridine synthase, whose translation is MGEFLRERLPDAAPVASMLATGEFVDQSGRPIAGEEPYRPHTLVWFHRESAAEPSVPFEVRILHADERIVVVDKPHFLATTPRGVHVRETVLVRLREALGLPELAPAHRLDRLTAGVLVLTTRREFRAAYSGLFQSQGVRKTYRALARFDPSLAFPRRELGRIEKRRGHLQAALVDGESNAETLIELDEVRGDLACYRLMPATGKTHQLRVQLAALGLPILGDPLYPDVREVAADDFRHPLQLIAHRLAFTDPIDGTEREFTSQFALEWPDATGSGSR
- a CDS encoding PadR family transcriptional regulator; translated protein: MANQMTELLKGTLEGIVLSLLAERPAYGYEITAQLREQGFTDLVEGTVYAVLVRIEQRGFVDVERVTSEKGPPRKVYSLNARGRAQLDEFWTAWSFLADRINQLHKGKESS
- a CDS encoding DUF1048 domain-containing protein, producing the protein MSNWIEVLTGSLEQKRQYREYKARLKALPEPYASAAKAIDRYVMYYGGLTDGDTMVRLLTDHIELWERAATDATPLREIVGDDPVDFAETFIRAYSGTQWIDKERARLVKAIDDAERETLR
- a CDS encoding ABC transporter ATP-binding protein — encoded protein: MSVGAALRVDGLRKSYGELDVLREVSFAVQPGSIFALLGSNGAGKTTVVRILATLLRADAGLAEVNGFDVASRAADVRGAISLTGQFAAVDDVLTGRENLILIARLRHLPEPAAIADDLLSRFGLAEAAARPVATYSGGMRRRLDIAMSLIGSPPVIFLDEPTTGLDPQARLEVWQAVRELAAAGTTVLLTTQYLDEAEQLADRIAILHDGRIIVDGTLAELTALLPPATVEYVEKQPTLEEVFLAVVSGSASADHPNHSEEES